From a single Clostridium isatidis genomic region:
- a CDS encoding glycosyltransferase family 2 protein — MEKLSFVIPVYNSEKSIKIVIEKIIELVKGLGKYDYEVVLTNDGSTDNSLEVCKDICKNNSKVKLLNLSRNFGQHSAILAAFNNLTGDYVINMDDDLQTNPLEVEKMLNKLIQENYDIVYAKYSNKKHSNWRNIGTLVNKYMAEKMMGKPKDISIGSFYVARRYVIDEVIKYKGPYPYVSGLLLRVTKNIANVEVEHNKRAFGESNYNFRKLLLLWVNGCTNFSVSPIRLCNYFGASIGILSLIMLIISIIRSFFGYSSQNAIFTSLIIIAISINMILMGIVGEYVGRIFMCINNSPQYIIKETFNFTHNNEIYDLKVDNKEIEQYVIEENISKK; from the coding sequence ATGGAAAAATTATCTTTTGTGATACCTGTATATAATTCAGAAAAATCTATAAAGATAGTTATAGAAAAAATAATAGAATTAGTTAAAGGTTTAGGTAAATATGACTATGAAGTTGTATTAACTAACGATGGAAGTACTGATAATTCATTAGAGGTCTGTAAAGACATATGTAAAAATAATTCAAAGGTTAAGTTATTGAATTTATCTAGAAATTTTGGACAACATTCAGCAATATTAGCAGCTTTTAATAATTTAACTGGTGACTATGTTATAAATATGGATGATGATCTTCAAACAAATCCATTAGAAGTAGAAAAGATGCTTAATAAGCTTATACAAGAAAATTATGATATTGTATATGCTAAATATAGTAATAAAAAACATTCTAACTGGAGAAATATTGGTACATTAGTAAATAAATATATGGCTGAAAAGATGATGGGTAAGCCAAAAGATATATCAATTGGAAGTTTTTATGTTGCAAGAAGATATGTTATTGACGAAGTAATAAAGTATAAAGGACCTTATCCATATGTTAGTGGATTATTATTGAGAGTAACTAAAAATATTGCTAATGTTGAAGTTGAACATAATAAGAGAGCTTTTGGAGAATCAAATTATAATTTTAGAAAGTTATTACTTTTATGGGTAAATGGATGTACAAATTTTTCTGTTTCTCCAATTAGATTATGTAATTACTTTGGAGCTTCTATAGGTATATTATCATTGATAATGCTTATTATATCTATTATTAGAAGTTTCTTTGGATATAGTTCTCAAAATGCTATTTTTACTTCATTAATAATTATTGCTATATCAATAAATATGATACTAATGGGAATTGTTGGAGAATATGTAGGACGTATTTTTATGTGTATTAATAATTCTCCTCAATATATTATTAAAGAAACTTTTAATTTTACTCATAATAATGAAATATATGATTTAAAAGTTGATAATAAAGAAATAGAACAATATGTAATAGAAGAAAATATTTCAAAGAAATAA
- a CDS encoding mannose-1-phosphate guanylyltransferase, protein MAGGKGTRFWPLSTEEKPKQFLKLVGDQTMLQMTISRVRDIASSINNIFICTCENYVNLVREQIPDFPVENIIIEPYAKNTAPCIALSAFHILKKFKDSTMVVLPADHLIENESIFRDIILSANDFVNNNIESILTIGIKPYRPETGYGYIKYDEKVDNVKGNTIYNVNKFIEKPNYELAKKYVRDGNYLWNCGIFIWKTSNILNLIREYMSNTYNILSEIVETDRDSYYEVLKKKYNSVDEISIDYGIMEKVSNIYVIIGDFEWDDLGNWSSVERYSILDENLNVERDNVNAYKSKGNIVITKKPILLNNINDLIIVETDDYIMISSKSKEQEIKLAKEYFDI, encoded by the coding sequence ATGGCAGGTGGTAAAGGGACAAGATTTTGGCCATTATCAACAGAAGAAAAACCTAAACAATTCTTGAAATTAGTTGGCGATCAAACGATGTTACAAATGACTATAAGCAGAGTAAGAGATATTGCATCGTCAATAAACAATATTTTTATTTGTACTTGTGAGAATTATGTGAATTTAGTAAGGGAACAAATTCCGGATTTTCCAGTTGAGAATATTATTATAGAACCTTATGCGAAAAATACTGCTCCATGTATAGCTTTATCTGCATTTCATATTTTGAAAAAATTTAAAGATTCAACAATGGTAGTATTACCTGCAGATCACTTAATAGAAAATGAAAGCATTTTTAGGGATATAATTTTGTCTGCAAATGATTTTGTAAATAATAATATTGAATCAATTTTAACAATTGGAATAAAGCCGTATAGACCAGAAACAGGTTATGGATATATTAAATATGATGAAAAAGTAGATAATGTAAAGGGAAATACAATATATAATGTTAATAAATTTATAGAAAAGCCTAATTATGAATTAGCAAAGAAATATGTTAGAGATGGAAATTATTTATGGAATTGTGGAATTTTCATTTGGAAAACTTCCAATATTTTAAATTTGATAAGAGAATATATGAGTAATACATATAATATTTTATCAGAAATAGTGGAAACTGATAGAGATTCATATTATGAGGTTTTAAAGAAAAAATATAATTCTGTTGATGAAATATCAATAGACTATGGAATTATGGAAAAAGTCTCTAATATTTATGTTATAATTGGAGATTTTGAATGGGATGACTTGGGAAATTGGTCCAGTGTTGAAAGATATAGTATTTTAGATGAAAATTTAAATGTTGAAAGAGATAATGTAAATGCGTATAAATCTAAAGGAAACATTGTAATTACCAAAAAACCAATATTATTGAATAATATAAATGATTTGATAATAGTAGAAACTGATGATTATATTATGATATCATCAAAATCTAAAGAACAGGAAATTAAGTTAGCAAAAGAATATTTTGACATTTAA
- a CDS encoding EamA family transporter: protein MSIKGIVIILISIVLTSLSQVLLKLSSNREYKKPIYEYLNIYVIFSYAMFFVTMLLNTMALKHISLKSIQVFMSLSYLFILILSKIILKEKITKNKILGNIIIALGIIIFNI from the coding sequence ATGAGCATTAAAGGAATAGTTATCATATTAATTTCTATTGTACTAACTTCTTTATCTCAAGTATTACTTAAATTAAGTAGTAATAGAGAATATAAAAAACCGATATATGAATATTTAAATATATATGTAATATTTTCTTATGCCATGTTTTTTGTAACTATGCTATTAAATACAATGGCTTTGAAACATATTAGTTTAAAAAGTATCCAAGTATTTATGTCACTAAGCTATTTATTTATACTCATATTAAGTAAAATAATCCTAAAAGAAAAAATTACAAAAAATAAAATTTTAGGAAATATCATAATTGCTTTAGGCATTATAATTTTTAATATATAG
- the rffA gene encoding dTDP-4-amino-4,6-dideoxygalactose transaminase produces the protein MISFNKPYYTGKEIEYIEDTLKRNKICGDGYYTKKVSEFMEKTFNTKKALMTTSCSMALDMSCILADIKEGDEVILPSYTFVSTANSIVLRGGKCIFADIDPNTLVIDLEDVEKKITERTKAIIVVHYAGVSCDMDKLMEIANKNNILVIEDAAQAVNAKYKGKYLGTIGHMGCYSFHETKNYVAGEGGALLINIDDKTLIESAEIVREKGTNRSNFYRGQVDKYTWVKMGSSYLPSEMISAFLMAQFEELDTINNLRKEVFNKYYDGTRELEEMGKVRRPIIPDYNDINYHMFYLILNSEKERNNLLEYFKQNDIIGTFHYLPLHTSPMGLEMGYKEGDLPITESISSRLIRLPMYAGLTNEEVDKVLFHLKEFFKK, from the coding sequence ATGATATCATTTAATAAACCATATTATACAGGAAAAGAAATTGAATACATAGAGGATACACTTAAAAGGAATAAAATATGCGGTGATGGATATTACACAAAAAAAGTATCTGAATTTATGGAAAAAACATTTAATACTAAAAAAGCATTAATGACAACATCATGTTCAATGGCATTAGATATGAGCTGCATTTTAGCTGATATCAAAGAAGGAGATGAGGTTATTTTACCTTCTTATACATTTGTTTCAACTGCGAATTCTATAGTTTTAAGAGGTGGCAAATGTATTTTTGCTGATATAGATCCAAATACATTAGTAATTGATTTAGAAGATGTTGAGAAAAAAATAACTGAAAGGACAAAAGCTATAATTGTTGTACATTATGCTGGAGTTTCTTGTGATATGGATAAGCTAATGGAAATAGCAAATAAAAATAATATATTAGTAATAGAAGATGCTGCACAAGCTGTTAATGCAAAATATAAAGGTAAGTATTTAGGTACTATTGGTCATATGGGATGTTACTCTTTCCATGAAACAAAAAATTATGTAGCTGGTGAAGGTGGAGCATTATTAATTAATATTGATGATAAAACTTTAATCGAAAGTGCAGAAATTGTTAGAGAAAAGGGAACAAATAGAAGTAATTTTTATAGAGGACAAGTTGATAAATATACTTGGGTAAAGATGGGTTCATCTTACTTACCTTCTGAAATGATATCTGCATTTTTAATGGCTCAATTTGAGGAGTTAGATACTATAAATAATCTCAGAAAAGAAGTGTTTAATAAATATTATGATGGAACTCGCGAGTTAGAAGAAATGGGTAAGGTAAGAAGACCTATTATACCTGATTATAATGACATAAATTATCATATGTTTTATTTAATATTAAATTCTGAAAAAGAGAGAAATAATTTGCTAGAATATTTTAAACAAAATGATATCATAGGTACATTCCATTATCTTCCTTTACATACATCACCAATGGGACTTGAAATGGGGTATAAAGAAGGAGATTTACCAATAACAGAAAGTATTAGTAGCAGACTTATAAGATTACCAATGTATGCAGGATTAACTAATGAAGAAGTAGATAAAGTATTATTTCATCTTAAAGAATTTTTTAAGAAATAA
- a CDS encoding DMT family transporter gives MEKDNIDKKKYNFKDIIFLNAIIFYYPIVSILAKVASQHEIFSIDFIKWYFLQLVSIGIYAILWQKAIKNFDLSFAYSNKALVIIYNLFWAAILFNETITIKNVVGSIIILIGIRVMVKDEH, from the coding sequence ATGGAAAAAGATAATATAGATAAAAAAAAATACAACTTTAAGGACATAATATTTTTAAACGCCATAATATTCTATTACCCAATTGTAAGTATATTAGCTAAAGTTGCATCACAACATGAGATTTTTTCTATAGATTTTATTAAGTGGTACTTTCTTCAGTTAGTCTCTATAGGTATATACGCTATTTTATGGCAAAAAGCAATTAAAAATTTTGATTTATCTTTTGCGTATTCTAATAAGGCTTTAGTTATAATATATAATTTGTTTTGGGCAGCTATTTTATTTAACGAAACTATAACTATTAAAAATGTAGTTGGCTCAATAATAATATTAATTGGAATAAGGGTGATGGTAAAAGATGAGCATTAA
- a CDS encoding DUF6044 family protein — MNKIYKNKKLVFPLILIVELISIILCLNKLFYYEDVTQVLSYGPTDKIVSGTTIEQEFTSGENNLSSVSLYIDTKGRENASNINVSIIDKNSGNVLRSVIKNAKDFKNNNYEEFVFSPINDSKDKEYIIKVTSSDANEENSISLYASENNVYINGNIIINGESQEKDLRFKTYYTNKMFFEINGLIEGGYLNKYIVISILLLILVYINLLILFIVNKVLNIDSKIINKLKKVFNKDNKILKWIYINKYFCIGLSIVFIYVLPYFLLGENSYILIHDNLDSNVTWYKILAESGQYFGSYDSTIPNIMNGVPRNVLGSELFVPRLLYLIMSPFWAYVTNQLLMRVVAYVGMVLLLKKHIVIKENKFIKRNIIIYGVAVCFALLPFWPSGGLSIAGQPLALYIFLNIRENKDKFIDWILIVIIAMYSSLVLAFSFFLLGIGLIWLYDLIRLKKLNIKFLLSIIFMGVCFLAIEYRLVGSMFLGDSYVSHRTEWNLNVKTFKACLNMVRDNFLEGQYQAASLHKYFINFTVFLNLVISIKKRNYKKTLLALLLLVGISFLYGFYEYSGFAALKDKFELLGTFRFSRFNWLQALIWHILFAYSLFQISNFITGLKIKNKKYTEVLAQFIILIIICGQITFSFYKSDFNTEFLKKNPTYKEFYAEDIMNEIKEYIGKDQESYRVVSIGLEPAITQYNGFYTLDGYLPNYPLEYKKQFRKIIENELEKNEDAKGYYDRWGSKFFIFPCYPGDLFSKFRADNNNFIIHKNDKYYLNYLNINFDVLKEMGCEYILAALPINNENMILLNTFENDNSFWKIYLYKIQ; from the coding sequence ATGAATAAAATATATAAAAATAAAAAATTAGTTTTTCCATTAATATTAATTGTTGAGCTAATTTCTATTATCTTATGTTTAAATAAATTATTTTATTATGAAGATGTTACACAAGTTTTATCTTATGGTCCTACCGATAAAATAGTATCGGGGACAACAATAGAGCAAGAATTTACTAGTGGGGAAAATAATTTATCATCAGTAAGTTTATATATAGATACTAAAGGTAGAGAAAATGCTTCTAATATTAATGTTTCTATTATAGATAAAAATAGTGGTAATGTATTAAGGAGTGTAATTAAGAACGCTAAGGATTTTAAAAACAATAATTATGAAGAATTTGTTTTTAGTCCAATTAATGATTCGAAAGATAAAGAGTATATTATTAAGGTTACATCAAGTGATGCTAATGAAGAGAACTCTATATCACTATATGCTTCTGAAAATAATGTTTATATTAATGGAAATATAATAATTAATGGAGAATCTCAAGAAAAAGATTTAAGATTTAAGACATATTATACTAATAAAATGTTTTTTGAAATTAATGGCCTAATTGAAGGTGGATATTTAAATAAATATATAGTCATTTCAATTTTGTTATTAATTTTAGTTTATATTAATCTACTTATTTTATTTATTGTAAATAAAGTTTTAAATATAGATAGTAAAATTATCAATAAACTAAAAAAAGTATTCAACAAAGACAATAAAATTTTAAAGTGGATATATATAAATAAATACTTTTGTATTGGACTTTCTATTGTATTTATTTATGTTTTGCCTTATTTTTTACTTGGCGAAAATTCATATATATTAATACATGATAATCTAGATTCAAATGTAACATGGTACAAAATTTTAGCAGAAAGTGGTCAATATTTTGGTTCTTATGATTCTACTATACCTAATATTATGAATGGTGTTCCAAGAAATGTATTAGGTTCTGAGTTATTTGTACCAAGACTATTATATTTGATAATGAGCCCATTTTGGGCATATGTAACTAATCAATTATTAATGAGAGTTGTGGCATATGTAGGAATGGTTTTATTATTAAAAAAACATATTGTAATTAAAGAAAATAAGTTTATTAAGAGAAATATTATTATTTATGGTGTTGCAGTATGTTTTGCCTTATTACCATTCTGGCCATCTGGTGGACTAAGTATTGCTGGTCAGCCTTTAGCGCTATATATTTTCTTAAATATAAGAGAAAATAAAGATAAATTCATTGATTGGATATTAATAGTTATTATTGCTATGTATTCTTCATTGGTATTAGCCTTTTCCTTCTTCTTATTAGGAATAGGTTTAATTTGGTTATATGATTTAATAAGGCTTAAAAAGTTAAATATTAAGTTTTTATTATCCATAATTTTTATGGGAGTATGTTTCTTAGCTATTGAATACAGGTTGGTAGGAAGCATGTTCTTAGGTGATTCTTATGTATCTCATAGAACTGAATGGAATTTAAATGTAAAGACATTTAAAGCTTGTTTAAATATGGTTAGAGATAACTTTTTAGAGGGGCAATACCAGGCAGCAAGTTTACATAAATACTTTATAAATTTTACAGTATTTTTGAATTTAGTAATAAGTATAAAGAAAAGAAACTATAAAAAAACGCTGTTAGCTTTATTATTACTAGTAGGAATTTCATTTCTTTATGGTTTTTATGAATATTCGGGATTTGCAGCACTAAAAGATAAATTTGAATTATTAGGAACTTTTAGATTTAGTAGATTTAACTGGCTTCAGGCTCTAATATGGCATATACTATTTGCTTATTCTTTATTTCAAATTAGCAATTTTATTACTGGATTAAAAATTAAAAATAAGAAATATACAGAAGTATTAGCTCAATTTATAATCTTAATAATAATTTGTGGTCAAATTACTTTTTCTTTTTACAAAAGTGATTTTAATACAGAATTTTTAAAGAAAAATCCTACATATAAAGAGTTTTATGCAGAAGATATTATGAATGAAATTAAAGAGTATATAGGAAAAGATCAAGAATCTTATAGAGTGGTAAGTATAGGCCTTGAACCAGCTATTACTCAATATAATGGCTTTTATACTTTAGACGGCTATCTGCCTAATTATCCTTTAGAATATAAAAAGCAGTTTAGAAAAATAATTGAAAATGAATTAGAAAAAAATGAAGATGCTAAGGGATATTACGATAGATGGGGAAGTAAATTTTTTATTTTTCCATGTTATCCAGGAGACTTATTTAGTAAATTTAGAGCTGATAATAATAACTTTATAATACATAAAAATGATAAATATTATTTAAATTATTTAAATATAAATTTTGATGTATTAAAAGAAATGGGATGCGAGTATATTTTAGCTGCGCTTCCTATTAATAATGAAAATATGATCTTATTAAATACGTTTGAAAATGATAATTCATTTTGGAAAATTTATTTATATAAGATACAATAA
- a CDS encoding NAD-dependent epimerase/dehydratase family protein yields the protein MKIALTGGTGFLGKWIIDMYGDKYDFLLIGRNKDINEFVYKHKKYKYVATDFSKNDLIEMLKGVDAVIHLAAQRPGVDYANEGFDATMKNIEMSINIFEACRTNNIKNVVFASSISNYSEKNELPWKEDMNVQPLGFYGIGKVAVENIANYYNEKKGMFIKCLRVARVVGVGEREGFMLMNFINQAYRKETLNLFGKGVGRREYIYVKDVADAFIKAINCPDKKGIFNIGTNKNTSHKELAEIINKVFDNEGNLKLLSDKPEDTTNFLMDCSKATNELGWKYKWELEDALYDMKKIMDLK from the coding sequence GTGAAAATAGCTTTAACTGGCGGAACAGGCTTTCTTGGAAAATGGATTATTGATATGTACGGAGATAAATATGATTTTCTTTTAATTGGAAGAAATAAAGATATCAATGAGTTTGTATATAAACATAAGAAGTATAAATATGTTGCTACTGATTTTTCTAAAAATGATTTGATTGAAATGTTAAAGGGTGTAGATGCTGTAATTCATTTAGCAGCTCAGAGACCAGGAGTAGATTATGCAAATGAAGGCTTTGACGCTACAATGAAAAATATAGAAATGTCTATAAATATTTTTGAAGCATGTAGAACTAATAATATAAAAAATGTAGTATTTGCATCATCAATTTCTAATTATAGTGAGAAAAATGAATTACCTTGGAAAGAAGATATGAATGTTCAGCCGCTAGGTTTTTATGGAATTGGAAAAGTCGCAGTGGAGAATATCGCTAATTACTATAATGAGAAAAAAGGTATGTTTATAAAGTGTTTAAGAGTAGCAAGAGTAGTAGGAGTTGGAGAAAGAGAAGGCTTTATGCTTATGAATTTTATTAATCAGGCATATAGAAAAGAAACTCTTAATTTATTCGGAAAAGGAGTAGGAAGAAGAGAATATATTTATGTTAAAGATGTGGCTGACGCCTTCATAAAGGCAATAAATTGTCCAGATAAAAAGGGAATATTTAATATAGGAACAAATAAAAATACATCTCATAAGGAGTTAGCAGAAATAATAAATAAAGTATTTGACAATGAAGGGAATTTAAAGCTTCTATCAGATAAACCAGAAGATACAACTAATTTTTTAATGGATTGTTCTAAAGCTACTAATGAATTAGGATGGAAATATAAATGGGAGTTAGAAGATGCATTATATGACATGAAAAAAATAATGGATCTTAAATAA